A segment of the Necator americanus strain Aroian chromosome IV, whole genome shotgun sequence genome:
GAGAGGTGTAAACACTTACCGGGATAGGAGTGACATAATCACCGGGGAACCATCCAGCACATGTTTGTTCATTACGCACCAGTTCACCTTCCCACCATCCGGTTGAACTCTTTTCACGTACAGCAACCACGTCACCAGCTTTAAGACTCAACTGGTTTGAGGCTGTGGCTTCAAAGTCAGCAAGTGCTCTTGCACGACATAGAATTGGAATAGTCGCACCGCTTGGGGCTAAAATTGCAATACTGAGTCTCAGCTGAAGAAAAGAGACGTTGAGCAATTAAAGTGCCTAAGTTGTCCGCTACCATGATATCTGTGTCGACCAACTCACTTTCACATTTCTGAACGTAGTTCGCTGGGAAAATTCCTTCACGACCATTACATCGTCCTCTCCACCAGTCGTCCTTTCTGAAAACAATGTATGAAATAAGATATGCTTTAAGCATAAATGCTTGTCAAGTGCTTAGGTAACCAAATTTTAGCGCTGCTGACGTGATTCTTCACGTttaaatagaatgaaaaactaACGAAATCTCAGTTAAATTCCGAAATAATGCATACCGCTCGAGCACCATGATGCGATCCCCAACCTTCAATGACAGATCGGTCGGTTCAACCGCTTCAAAGTCGAACATCGCCACATACCATTCGATGACTGCATCATACGGCTCCGTAGAGATTACTGAAAAGGACTCAGAAATGGAAATGGTGTTAGTCAACATAAAACATTCCTAACAATTGAAATAATGAAAGGAAGGGAACCAGACAAACAATTCAAGATATATCAAATTTCACCTCTTCTGTCATTTATATCGAACCTAGCCTATAGTGGGACGCATTAAAGAACAGCGGAACGAtgataaggtttttttttgctttgatcgCTCTCCCTCTCAATGCGTTCCCGTACTTAGGAAGTGCCAAACAAAATGCGTTGATGCAGGATATGGAAATTTCCTCATATACTAAAACTAACCTTTAGAAGACTGGGATGTGATTGAATGCTTTGATTGAGACTGTGGGATGTTTACACGTTGAGAAGAGCTAGACTGTGACatctgcaaaacaaaaaaaaaaggttttgctTTCACAAGGAGGCAGATAATTAGCAGGTCAGCTTAGTACTGCTGTTAACGAGCCCTTAAATAAAAAACCAAACACGAACCTGCCGCGAATTGCTTCCACTTCCAGTAGAGTTCTTTGCAACGGGCGTTGCTGAGTTAGGTGAACTAGCAACCGGAGTAACCTGATCAAATGACTGTGTGGATGAAGAAGACTGCGATGGTGAGACAGTTACCTATCAGAAAAAACTCTCGATTACAATGTGCGCACATTTTTGTGTATTTAGTATCTACCTGATTGACTACTCTTACATAACTCTTCGGAAACCATCCAACGGATCCGTCGGCTTTGCGTCCGCGCCATTTCATCTCTTGCTGTTCAATTATCTATAAAACTTGGTGTGACATATTAAAATTCAAGACAGCAAACATATCCGAAAATCATGACGATCTTCACAAAGACTGATGTCTGCATAAAATTCAATGACTTTTTGGTGATAACGCTTGTCATAAAAAAAGTATTGTACTGCCGTAAGAGACCATAGTGTAGAAAATCTGACGTATTGTCGCGAAAACAAAACCTCAATCGAGTCGCCCTTTGAAAAGGACAAATCGCCCTCATTGCGTGCTTTCCATGGAAACTGTGCAACACATTTGCAGATGACGGTTACTGCTCCTGATGGTACTGcttctgaaatatttattactaACAATGTCTATAAAAACTTTGGTACGGAAATGTTAAATAAACTGCTAACTGACGAAAAAAGGggggaaataaaacaaaaaatcttggCGAAAACAGCGAAacactgcaaagaaaaaccaaaacttcgttattaaactaaattaaaaaatgttatACCTTTCGGCGATGAAACCGACTTCACTGCTGCTTCTTCTGGAATTCTATCCAATGATGGCGATGGCGTCACATTTGGGGGCATGTTCTGGATGGGCTGTAACGCAAGTACTTTCCACTTAGAATTAATGTTACCGATGTTTCAGCTTCTGGATCTACATACAAAATCATTTTGGATTCAGAATAATCATAAAGTACTATGTCGTGATAACACATATAATTCAATGCGACAAGGTTCAGAAACTAATCGGcgggaaatgaaaaataactggCCTGAGATACAGCCGAACAAACTGGAGCTATCGGTTCGGCAAAGGCTTCTGGAAACCAACCAAcctaaaatcgaaaaaaaaatacaatcgATTTGAAGAATAAGGAATCTTGTGAGAGAGATGCTCTCGTCAAATGTAACATCTAatagaagcaaagaaaaaaagattttgagaaaaaaaaaacaacttactTTATCTCTGATTTGTCCAGCTTTCCATCCAGGTTCAGCTGCGTGTGActcaaaaaccaaaataacGTCGCCGGGTTGAAAACTCAGTTCATCACCGCTTCGCGCGTTGAATTCAAATAGAGCTCGATATTTCGTCGTTCCGCAAGCGTTCGCTAACGGCAAACTGTTTCCCGAAACGGAATCTGGAGGGAAAATGGAAGAAGTTTGACAAACTTTCGAGAAATTGCAACAAAAACGTTACATAAGATGActgtcaaaaaagaaaagaaagtgaaatttgaCGAAAGTTTTTGATCAACAACACAagcaaaaatacataaaatatgataaatatgAGAGAGAAAGGACTAATTTTCGATCAACAAAGGAATGATTTCTGCATTAAGACCGCACAGTTCTCACGCTGTGCGGAGCGGAATCGAAGCctgtttcttccaaatttcaCGTAATCCTACCTTGCTTGACGACAGGCACAGAATTCTGCGCAGGTACCGCTTGAGGTGGTGTAGTTGCCGTCGTTGTTGCCATCTGTGCAGAAAACACCTCTCCGAACGCTTGAGCCTGCACGTTGTTAGCAGCTTCTTCTGCAGCTCTTCTCTTACATTCCTGGTCCCGTTCAGCctcttccttcacttttgcttCCGCTGCGAGTCTTGCTTTCATCTCATCTATTTCGGATAGCTTTGAACGGGCCTTTAATGATAAGAAGATAGATTACTATAGAGATCTCCGCTAGTAATTGACTTCACTTATCACCTGTGTTTGCAATTCCGTCAACTTGCTTAAAACTTTTCGATAATCATCACGAGCCCCAACTAGGTcagtacgcgccgcatcataTTCCTTCGTCTTCTGAAAGCTCCGTTCATACAGATAGATCATTTCAGTAATGATCTATCtgtataaaagataaaatccCCTACATATAAGATtgcacagcaaaaaaaaaaaactaagcattAAGTAATCTTCACAGATAGTTCTCCAATAACTCATCATTTCTTGGGAAGaacgaaaattgaaattcaccCCACGAAAtcgtcgaaaaagaaaaataaaaactgaactgcaacacaaaaaaatcgatgaaatgAGACATACCAACTCTACTTCCGCCATCTGAGCAGCAGTTCTTGAACGGGTCGCTTCCAGATGCGCAGCTGCCTCGGCAACTATGATCTTCGCTGCATCTCTTCGCTTTCTGAGCTCTTCAAGTTCCGCTTTTCTAGTCACTGTTTCTTTGTTCGCGCTTTGTAATTGCAATAACTGATGAGCCAGTTCTTGAGCTTGCACGCTGAGCttaaaaacataacaaaattttAGATCATTTATCCAAATTCAAGCGAACAACTTCATTTGATAAGGTGTGATATAATAATGACAAACAATAGCTATATTATAAACGAACATTCTTTCTAAGAACACGGGAGATAAAGAAATAGTCACCTGCTGATTATTCGTTTGCAATTCTGTTATGCGGCGCATTTTCTCGTCTCGCTGATCTCTCATTCCTTCAATTTCATGAGTTATCTCTCCTATACGATCACGAGCCTGAAAGCAACAGCAATAAAAAGCCGAAGACAGATGAGACAAAATCCTCAAATCTCATTCTAAGAAGCTTATGTATACCCAAAGATTGAGTAAAATTGTAAACAGTGACACGGAGGGAACATTAGAAAGCCAAGTACGTCTTCAATAAGTTTACTAACACATGAGAATTCACAATAGACGTGTGAATTCTACttaattttctgcttttctgcttctaaaATTTATAGCCTGATATAGCTCAAAGGCGCGAAAGTGAGGTAAAGGTAGGAAGTCAGTGAGAACGGTTACAAAACTAAAGTTGGTCCAGTACCTTTGTTATGGTAGAATCTGTGTCCGTAGCCTTTTCGCTCAATGCTTGAAGCTGGAAAGTCAGCGTCTTCTGGCGCTGTTGGCGTTGTGCCGTCAACTCTGCTTCTCGTTGCTTTTGAGCCTAAAGAGCTTGAAGACAGGTTAGACCACTCAGGATAAACAAATTCTTTTGTACCAGATATACGTATATATCCATTCAGTCTAAAACTAAGAGAAATCAAAAGAGCAACATCTGGTGGAAATACTGAGACAATTAACATTCCCATACATAATTCGTGATGGTTTTACAGGAGAAAAGTTACTACCTGCATTTCTTTTAGTCTCATCTTCTCTGCTTCTGCCTGCCTTTGGCGCTCAGCTTCTTTGCGAGCTGCTTCACGCTCTGCCTGACGTTTCATTTCTTGCTCTATACGTGCTTCTTCCAATTGTCGGAGACGTTCTGAATCAACACACATCTTTCGAGTTGTGAAGAGCTTTGAGAGGTGAACTCACCCAATTCCGCCTGCCGctcaatttctctttgtctttctttctctATCCGTTCCCTTTCCTTCCTTTCCGCCTCTTCTCGCTCGCGTTTTTCGATTTCAGCGCGGCGGCGGTTCTCCTAACAAGAAGGAATCGCAACATTCaattatttcacaaaaactgACAAGTAAGAACGCTTTGGAAGATCcgtgcaagaaaaaagtataactTGGAAATAAgaatcaaatttcttcaaaagaaaaaagaactttttgaaaagaataggtAACGAGCTAACCTCCTCCATCAAAACTTGTCGCCTTCGCTCTAATTCAGCTTGTCCTCTGGCAAAATTATCCATACGTTTGTCTTCGAAAGTTTTTGGTGCCGGACTCTTCTGGGCCGGTGGAGCTCCAGGTTCCAGCTGTGGACTATTATTTGCTGATCTTGACAGTCCACAAATCTGTACCAATTCCGGAGGAGTTTGATCTGGTAGTGCGTAACCAGCCTATAACAAACGTcaagagtaaataaatataaatactaACTGATGAATTATTAAGAATCCCCCACTTTGAACATATCTATTAAGTGCATCGCTATACAAAACTCGTCGACCGTAAGTTTCCCATCCTTATTCACATCAGAAAGTGTCCATATATGAGCAAGTGCTGTCGTTGGAAGACCGCTCATACCGAGAGCACTGCGCCCAGCTGCACCCGTGAGAAATCCGAGACGTTGCTGGAAtgcaattttctcattttagaTTTCCGttaaaaacagaacaaaatgtTAGTTTATTTCAGCTCATCGTTCTAAAACTACCAACTTCTCTGCACCCAAGACGTACTAGTTCAAAAAGACACGAAACGATCGATTGCCTTTACTGCTCCTTATTCGAAAGGGAGCACCATTTCAATctgaggaaatttttgaagtaaatgaACACTTGTAAAGATGAATAAAGCGGAATCGAGATTTTAGGGT
Coding sequences within it:
- a CDS encoding hypothetical protein (NECATOR_CHRIV.G14727.T3); amino-acid sequence: MLSNMNAANPWEVSVAEHQANSAQFASLYPQNGRIDGNTARNVLMKSNLPPQLLAQIWALADTNHDGMLDVREFSIAMRLTRNCLAGLTLPPTLPPSLMQVPAGSGPPQVMPHMGAMPQPNAMFAPDASKILYGGVPLQPAPPSFPVYHTAPPGMLGRRPSQPQNGGSTPNLTQGKQCGNWAIPHQAKLRYSQQFNQHDKQRLGFLTGAAGRSALGMSGLPTTALAHIWTLSDVNKDGKLTVDEFCIAMHLIDMFKAGYALPDQTPPELVQICGLSRSANNSPQLEPGAPPAQKSPAPKTFEDKRMDNFARGQAELERRRQVLMEEENRRRAEIEKREREEAERKERERIEKERQREIERQAELERLRQLEEARIEQEMKRQAEREAARKEAERQRQAEAEKMRLKEMQAQKQREAELTAQRQQRQKTLTFQLQALSEKATDTDSTITKARDRIGEITHEIEGMRDQRDEKMRRITELQTNNQQLSVQAQELAHQLLQLQSANKETVTRKAELEELRKRRDAAKIIVAEAAAHLEATRSRTAAQMAEVELKTKEYDAARTDLVGARDDYRKVLSKLTELQTQARSKLSEIDEMKARLAAEAKVKEEAERDQECKRRAAEEAANNVQAQAFGEVFSAQMATTTATTPPQAVPAQNSVPVVKQDSVSGNSLPLANACGTTKYRALFEFNARSGDELSFQPGDVILVFESHAAEPGWKAGQIRDKVGWFPEAFAEPIAPVCSAVSQPIQNMPPNVTPSPSLDRIPEEAAVKSVSSPKEAVPSGAVTVICKCVAQFPWKARNEGDLSFSKGDSIEIIEQQEMKWRGRKADGSVGWFPKSYVRVVNQVTVSPSQSSSSTQSFDQVTPVASSPNSATPVAKNSTGSGSNSRQMSQSSSSQRVNIPQSQSKHSITSQSSKVISTEPYDAVIEWYVAMFDFEAVEPTDLSLKVGDRIMVLERKDDWWRGRCNGREGIFPANYVQKCETPSGATIPILCRARALADFEATASNQLSLKAGDVVAVREKSSTGWWEGELVRNEQTCAGWFPGDYVTPIPAESVNQNTATALFDYEAGQSDELSFKAGDIIVIVDKKDADWWAGHKVDTPNVRGLFPASYVQMRNNYAERQAIIPERTSVQSHYELPPTEEELMENDAYYELPPGPSSSSQYYDFPPPQEENTAQFSNLAKELLSTEERYLGDLLLAKKLFYDNLMKLPYRSEVETIFRHWDQLADVSRKIYVRLKKCDSPGQVFISEIDSLSVFVAYCSHQQLALDTLNQLISAHPDAHKLYTKCTSSVAARGMSLNTFLLMPLGRVTRYPLLIEKILKECDPNGELYQDLDTALQLLRALVSEVNRAVTEEENIFLLCWAQSHVKCPPSLKVEFTSNTRLLGMRSFLHSGVLYKLRSGRLLVGLLFNDFLLLTTPDDSLAEPSSFKVSKSTEARFTLYKQPLLLSNLKVLPSNEESTLNLKHGNDTISFRCVNSNARRLWTSQLEQAIDLYAITISEQEHGKKISMDKRIIGRLLVEIMNIQNINPKTLNTIPQVIRLSLGKSHEMFDVDLSKNRNDLHLTSQFPFEHTSLNFTVTLLHKNIYRPDVPLLEGNVDLVDLLRESSNHRGPLIKRIFLRKDIIDKTKPVETIVVKFVVQMFDDNM
- a CDS encoding hypothetical protein (NECATOR_CHRIV.G14727.T2), producing MLTTFSMNAANPWEVSVAEHQANSAQFASLYPQNGRIDGNTARNVLMKSNLPPQLLAQIWALADTNHDGMLDVREFSIAMRLTRNCLAGLTLPPTLPPSLMQVPAGSGPPQVMPHMGAMPQPNAMFAPDASKILYGGVPLQPAPPSFPVYHTAPPGMLGRRPSQPQNGGSTPNLTQGKQCGNWAIPHQAKLRYSQQFNQHDKQRLGFLTGAAGRSALGMSGLPTTALAHIWTLSDVNKDGKLTVDEFCIAMHLIDMFKAGYALPDQTPPELVQICGLSRSANNSPQLEPGAPPAQKSPAPKTFEDKRMDNFARGQAELERRRQVLMEEENRRRAEIEKREREEAERKERERIEKERQREIERQAELERLRQLEEARIEQEMKRQAEREAARKEAERQRQAEAEKMRLKEMQAQKQREAELTAQRQQRQKTLTFQLQALSEKATDTDSTITKARDRIGEITHEIEGMRDQRDEKMRRITELQTNNQQLSVQAQELAHQLLQLQSANKETVTRKAELEELRKRRDAAKIIVAEAAAHLEATRSRTAAQMAEVELKTKEYDAARTDLVGARDDYRKVLSKLTELQTQARSKLSEIDEMKARLAAEAKVKEEAERDQECKRRAAEEAANNVQAQAFGEVFSAQMATTTATTPPQAVPAQNSVPVVKQDSVSGNSLPLANACGTTKYRALFEFNARSGDELSFQPGDVILVFESHAAEPGWKAGQIRDKVGWFPEAFAEPIAPVCSAVSQPIQNMPPNVTPSPSLDRIPEEAAVKSVSSPKEAVPSGAVTVICKCVAQFPWKARNEGDLSFSKGDSIEIIEQQEMKWRGRKADGSVGWFPKSYVRVVNQVTVSPSQSSSSTQSFDQVTPVASSPNSATPVAKNSTGSGSNSRQMSQSSSSQRVNIPQSQSKHSITSQSSKVISTEPYDAVIEWYVAMFDFEAVEPTDLSLKVGDRIMVLERKDDWWRGRCNGREGIFPANYVQKCETPSGATIPILCRARALADFEATASNQLSLKAGDVVAVREKSSTGWWEGELVRNEQTCAGWFPGDYVTPIPAESVNQNTATALFDYEAGQSDELSFKAGDIIVIVDKKDADWWAGHKVDTPNVRGLFPASYVQMRNNYAERQAIIPERTSVQSHYELPPTEEELMENDAYYELPPGPSSSSQYYDFPPPQEENTAQFSNLAKELLSTEERYLGDLLLAKKLFYDNLMKLPYRSEVETIFRHWDQLADVSRKIYVRLKKCDSPGQVFISEIDSLSVFVAYCSHQQLALDTLNQLISAHPDAHKLYTKCTSSVAARGMSLNTFLLMPLGRVTRYPLLIEKILKECDPNGELYQDLDTALQLLRALVSEVNRAVTEEENIFLLCWAQSHVKCPPSLKVEFTSNTRLLGMRSFLHSGVLYKLRSGRLLVGLLFNDFLLLTTPDDSLAEPSSFKVSKSTEARFTLYKQPLLLSNLKVLPSNEESTLNLKHGNDTISFRCVNSNARRLWTSQLEQAIDLYAITISEQEHGKKISMDKRIIGRLLVEIMNIQNINPKTLNTIPQVIRLSLGKSHEMFDVDLSKNRNDLHLTSQFPFEHTSLNFTVTLLHKNIYRPDVPLLEGNVDLVDLLRESSNHRGPLIKRIFLRKDIIDKTKPVETIVVKFVVQMFDDNM
- a CDS encoding hypothetical protein (NECATOR_CHRIV.G14727.T4), translated to MFRIFVAIRVIACLQAEKSEVVIRKINLAVDTRNRCSVTTFSMNAANPWEVSVAEHQANSAQFASLYPQNGRIDGNTARNVLMKSNLPPQLLAQIWALADTNHDGMLDVREFSIAMRLTRNCLAGLTLPPTLPPSLMQVPAGSGPPQVMPHMGAMPQPNAMFAPDASKILYGGVPLQPAPPSFPVYHTAPPGMLGRRPSQPQNGGSTPNLTQGKQCGNWAIPHQAKLRYSQQFNQHDKQRLGFLTGAAGRSALGMSGLPTTALAHIWTLSDVNKDGKLTVDEFCIAMHLIDMFKAGYALPDQTPPELVQICGLSRSANNSPQLEPGAPPAQKSPAPKTFEDKRMDNFARGQAELERRRQVLMEEENRRRAEIEKREREEAERKERERIEKERQREIERQAELERLRQLEEARIEQEMKRQAEREAARKEAERQRQAEAEKMRLKEMQAQKQREAELTAQRQQRQKTLTFQLQALSEKATDTDSTITKARDRIGEITHEIEGMRDQRDEKMRRITELQTNNQQLSVQAQELAHQLLQLQSANKETVTRKAELEELRKRRDAAKIIVAEAAAHLEATRSRTAAQMAEVELKTKEYDAARTDLVGARDDYRKVLSKLTELQTQARSKLSEIDEMKARLAAEAKVKEEAERDQECKRRAAEEAANNVQAQAFGEVFSAQMATTTATTPPQAVPAQNSVPVVKQDSVSGNSLPLANACGTTKYRALFEFNARSGDELSFQPGDVILVFESHAAEPGWKAGQIRDKVGWFPEAFAEPIAPVCSAVSQPIQNMPPNVTPSPSLDRIPEEAAVKSVSSPKEAVPSGAVTVICKCVAQFPWKARNEGDLSFSKGDSIEIIEQQEMKWRGRKADGSVGWFPKSYVRVVNQVTVSPSQSSSSTQSFDQVTPVASSPNSATPVAKNSTGSGSNSRQMSQSSSSQRVNIPQSQSKHSITSQSSKVISTEPYDAVIEWYVAMFDFEAVEPTDLSLKVGDRIMVLERKDDWWRGRCNGREGIFPANYVQKCETPSGATIPILCRARALADFEATASNQLSLKAGDVVAVREKSSTGWWEGELVRNEQTCAGWFPGDYVTPIPAESVNQNTATALFDYEAGQSDELSFKAGDIIVIVDKKDADWWAGHKVDTPNVRGLFPASYVQMRNNYAERQAIIPERTSVQSHYELPPTEEELMENDAYYELPPGPSSSSQYYDFPPPQEENTAQFSNLAKELLSTEERYLGDLLLAKKLFYDNLMKLPYRSEVETIFRHWDQLADVSRKIYVRLKKCDSPGQVFISEIDSLSVFVAYCSHQQLALDTLNQLISAHPDAHKLYTKCTSSVAARGMSLNTFLLMPLGRVTRYPLLIEKILKECDPNGELYQDLDTALQLLRALVSEVNRAVTEEENIFLLCWAQSHVKCPPSLKVEFTSNTRLLGMRSFLHSGVLYKLRSGRLLVGLLFNDFLLLTTPDDSLAEPSSFKVSKSTEARFTLYKQPLLLSNLKVLPSNEESTLNLKHGNDTISFRCVNSNARRLWTSQLEQAIDLYAITISEQEHGKKISMDKRIIGRLLVEIMNIQNINPKTLNTIPQVIRLSLGKSHEMFDVDLSKNRNDLHLTSQFPFEHTSLNFTVTLLHKNIYRPDVPLLEGNVDLVDLLRESSNHRGPLIKRIFLRKDIIDKTKPVETIVVKFVVQMFDDNM
- a CDS encoding hypothetical protein (NECATOR_CHRIV.G14727.T1), with protein sequence MNAANPWEVSVAEHQANSAQFASLYPQNGRIDGNTARNVLMKSNLPPQLLAQIWALADTNHDGMLDVREFSIAMRLTRNCLAGLTLPPTLPPSLMQVPAGSGPPQVMPHMGAMPQPNAMFAPDASKILYGGVPLQPAPPSFPVYHTAPPGMLGRRPSQPQNGGSTPNLTQGKQCGNWAIPHQAKLRYSQQFNQHDKQRLGFLTGAAGRSALGMSGLPTTALAHIWTLSDVNKDGKLTVDEFCIAMHLIDMFKAGYALPDQTPPELVQICGLSRSANNSPQLEPGAPPAQKSPAPKTFEDKRMDNFARGQAELERRRQVLMEEENRRRAEIEKREREEAERKERERIEKERQREIERQAELERLRQLEEARIEQEMKRQAEREAARKEAERQRQAEAEKMRLKEMQAQKQREAELTAQRQQRQKTLTFQLQALSEKATDTDSTITKARDRIGEITHEIEGMRDQRDEKMRRITELQTNNQQLSVQAQELAHQLLQLQSANKETVTRKAELEELRKRRDAAKIIVAEAAAHLEATRSRTAAQMAEVELKTKEYDAARTDLVGARDDYRKVLSKLTELQTQARSKLSEIDEMKARLAAEAKVKEEAERDQECKRRAAEEAANNVQAQAFGEVFSAQMATTTATTPPQAVPAQNSVPVVKQDSVSGNSLPLANACGTTKYRALFEFNARSGDELSFQPGDVILVFESHAAEPGWKAGQIRDKVGWFPEAFAEPIAPVCSAVSQPIQNMPPNVTPSPSLDRIPEEAAVKSVSSPKEAVPSGAVTVICKCVAQFPWKARNEGDLSFSKGDSIEIIEQQEMKWRGRKADGSVGWFPKSYVRVVNQVTVSPSQSSSSTQSFDQVTPVASSPNSATPVAKNSTGSGSNSRQMSQSSSSQRVNIPQSQSKHSITSQSSKVISTEPYDAVIEWYVAMFDFEAVEPTDLSLKVGDRIMVLERKDDWWRGRCNGREGIFPANYVQKCETPSGATIPILCRARALADFEATASNQLSLKAGDVVAVREKSSTGWWEGELVRNEQTCAGWFPGDYVTPIPAESVNQNTATALFDYEAGQSDELSFKAGDIIVIVDKKDADWWAGHKVDTPNVRGLFPASYVQMRNNYAERQAIIPERTSVQSHYELPPTEEELMENDAYYELPPGPSSSSQYYDFPPPQEENTAQFSNLAKELLSTEERYLGDLLLAKKLFYDNLMKLPYRSEVETIFRHWDQLADVSRKIYVRLKKCDSPGQVFISEIDSLSVFVAYCSHQQLALDTLNQLISAHPDAHKLYTKCTSSVAARGMSLNTFLLMPLGRVTRYPLLIEKILKECDPNGELYQDLDTALQLLRALVSEVNRAVTEEENIFLLCWAQSHVKCPPSLKVEFTSNTRLLGMRSFLHSGVLYKLRSGRLLVGLLFNDFLLLTTPDDSLAEPSSFKVSKSTEARFTLYKQPLLLSNLKVLPSNEESTLNLKHGNDTISFRCVNSNARRLWTSQLEQAIDLYAITISEQEHGKKISMDKRIIGRLLVEIMNIQNINPKTLNTIPQVIRLSLGKSHEMFDVDLSKNRNDLHLTSQFPFEHTSLNFTVTLLHKNIYRPDVPLLEGNVDLVDLLRESSNHRGPLIKRIFLRKDIIDKTKPVETIVVKFVVQMFDDNM